In Phormidium yuhuli AB48, one genomic interval encodes:
- the speD gene encoding adenosylmethionine decarboxylase, giving the protein MKAIGTHLVVDAWESPAELLNDPECIRGALMDAVSVGGATLIDLCVHQFSPHGVTATATLAESHIALHTWPEHGYFAADLFFCGAGNPRKALEFLIQVLQAKQAKITTLTRGFEPMVETERFSAWSPKTEPVPAR; this is encoded by the coding sequence ATGAAAGCAATCGGAACCCATCTGGTCGTTGATGCCTGGGAATCCCCCGCTGAGCTGCTCAATGACCCAGAGTGTATTCGTGGGGCACTCATGGATGCGGTTTCAGTCGGAGGAGCAACACTGATTGATTTATGCGTTCACCAGTTCAGCCCCCACGGGGTAACTGCGACGGCTACCTTGGCAGAGTCTCATATTGCTCTGCATACCTGGCCTGAGCATGGCTATTTTGCAGCGGATCTGTTTTTTTGCGGTGCGGGGAATCCTAGAAAAGCTCTAGAGTTTCTCATTCAGGTGCTGCAAGCCAAACAGGCGAAGATCACGACGTTAACTCGCGGTTTTGAGCCGATGGTAGAAACGGAGCGGTTCAGCGCTTGGAGTCCTAAAACTGAGCCAGTTCCCGCCCGTTAA
- the cobA gene encoding uroporphyrinogen-III C-methyltransferase, whose product MTSSDPVGKVYLVGAGPGDPGLLTVKAKTLIECADVVVYDALVSEPILALIAPQTERVHAGKRRGRHSLRQEQTTQLLIDLAQRHAVVVRLKGGDPFVFGRGGEEMEDLLAAGVPVEVVPGVTSGIAAPAYAGIPLTHRQYSSSVTFVTGHEMVNKYRPDVNWEAIAQGSETIVIYMGVRNLPNIIENLLQAGRAPDTPIALIRWGTRPDQEELLGSLGSIVKQVEQTGFEAPAVAVVGAVVNLQPILTRGCPQPLPK is encoded by the coding sequence ACGGTGAAAGCCAAAACCCTAATTGAATGTGCTGACGTGGTGGTCTATGATGCCCTCGTCAGTGAGCCGATCCTGGCCCTAATTGCTCCCCAGACTGAGCGAGTTCACGCCGGAAAGCGTCGTGGCCGCCATTCCCTGCGACAAGAGCAAACCACACAACTGCTCATCGACTTAGCCCAACGTCACGCCGTTGTCGTGCGTCTGAAGGGAGGCGATCCCTTTGTCTTTGGTCGTGGCGGCGAAGAAATGGAAGATCTCTTGGCAGCAGGGGTTCCCGTAGAGGTGGTTCCTGGGGTGACCTCGGGGATTGCAGCCCCGGCCTATGCGGGGATTCCCTTAACCCATCGTCAATACAGTTCCTCCGTCACCTTTGTTACCGGCCATGAGATGGTGAACAAATATCGGCCTGACGTCAACTGGGAGGCGATCGCCCAAGGGTCGGAAACCATCGTCATTTACATGGGAGTGCGTAATCTCCCCAATATCATTGAGAATCTTCTCCAAGCTGGACGAGCGCCAGACACTCCCATCGCCCTGATTCGTTGGGGAACTCGCCCGGATCAAGAAGAACTCCTCGGTTCCCTTGGCTCCATCGTCAAACAAGTCGAACAAACTGGCTTTGAGGCCCCAGCCGTGGCGGTGGTGGGAGCCGTCGTCAACCTTCAGCCGATTCTCACTCGGGGCTGTCCCCAACCCCTCCCCAAATAA